The following DNA comes from Ignavibacteriales bacterium.
GTTCGCATCACCTGACAATTGTCGTTGCTACCCGTGCAGCCAAGGCGAAAGCGAAAGCGGCGGCTCCGAAGGCAGCAGCGGAAGAGACGGCGCCGAAGGCGAAGAAGAAAGAATCGAAAGCAACGAAACAGGAACCGAAGTCAGAATCAAAGGCAAGTTAAGAGGAGGATCTCTTGGGTCAGAAAACGCATCCGATTGGATTTCGTCTCGGCATTACCAAGCTGTGGGATTCAAACTGGTATGACGAGAAAGGGTTCGCAGGAAAGCTACAGGAGGATTTGATGGTCCGGAACTACGTCCGGAACCGCCTCAAGAAAGCTGGAATATCCCGAATTCTGATCGATCGGACGCCAAAGCGCGCTGTGATTACTATTCACACGTCGCGCCCCGGTATCGTAATCGGAAAGAGCGGGAAGGAAATTGCCCAGCTCGAGGAAGAGCTCAAAAAGGTTACCTCGAAGGACGTCAAGATTCTCATCCATGAAATCAAACGGCCGGAACTCGATGCGCAGCTTGTCGCGGAAGCCATCGCTTCGCAGATCGAAGGGAGAATCTCCTTCCGACGTGCGATGAAGCAGTCGATCACTGCCGCGATGCGCATGGGCGCTGAGGGGATCCGCGTCATGTGCGGTGGGCGATTGGGCGGGGCTGAAATTGCGCGGCGTGAACAGTATAAGGAAGGCCGCATCCCGTTGCACACCATCCGTGCCGACATCGATTATGCGACAGCGACCTCCCGGACGATCTACGGTGCGATCGGGATCAAAGTCTGGATCTGCAAGGGCGAGATCCTTGGCCCGGTGAACCGCTAAAAAGGAGTGTTTGACGTATGTTGATGCCAAAGAGAGTGAAATTCAGAAAAACCCAGCGCGGCCGCATGCGGGGCAAGGCCACGCGCGGAGCGCAGGTCGCCTTCGGAGATTTCGGTCTCAAAGCGTTGGAGCCGGCATGGATCACGCAGCGACAGATCGAAGCCACCCGTGTCGCGTTGACCCGGATGATGAAGCGCGAGGGCAAAGTGTGGATCCGGATTTTTCCGGACAAACCGGTGACGAAGAAGCCTGCTGAGACCCGTATGGGAAGCGGCAAAGGTGTTCCGGAGTTCTGGGTTGCCGTTGTGAAACCGGGCCGCGTCATGTTCGAGCTTGGCGGTGTCACGCGGGAATTGGCCGCGGAAGCGTTCAAGCTGGCGTCCCATAAGCTTCCCATCAAGGTGAAGCTGGTCACGCGGGTCGATTACGAAGCCCAATAATTCTACGAGGCAAAGGAGTTTCGATGAAAGCGTTTGAATTACGTGAACTCTCCGACACGGAGCTGATCAAGAGGATCCAGGAAGAAGAAGAAAGTCTTGCGAATCTTCGTTTTCAGAAGGTAATCAGCCAGCTGGAGAATCCGATGAAGCTTCGGTTGACGAGAAAAGACATTGCGCGGATGAAGAGTATTCTCCGCGAGCGTCAATTGAAGAAACCTGAGCCACAGACCGATCAATCTGCTAATCAGAAGAAGGCGTAAGGAATGAGCACTGCCGAGACAACAGCCCCCGCACGACGCAATCGCCGCAAAGTACGCGTCGGCAAGGTCATCAGCAACAAGATGCAAAAGAGCATTGTGATATCTCTCGAACGAAAGGTGCCGCATCCGCTGTACAAGAAGTACTACAAGCAGACGTCGACTCTGATGGCGCACGACGAGAAACGGGAAGCCGGTATCGGAGACACCGTGAAAATCATGGAGACCAGGCCGATAAGCAAGCAGAAACGAT
Coding sequences within:
- the rpsC gene encoding 30S ribosomal protein S3, coding for MGQKTHPIGFRLGITKLWDSNWYDEKGFAGKLQEDLMVRNYVRNRLKKAGISRILIDRTPKRAVITIHTSRPGIVIGKSGKEIAQLEEELKKVTSKDVKILIHEIKRPELDAQLVAEAIASQIEGRISFRRAMKQSITAAMRMGAEGIRVMCGGRLGGAEIARREQYKEGRIPLHTIRADIDYATATSRTIYGAIGIKVWICKGEILGPVNR
- the rpmC gene encoding 50S ribosomal protein L29 produces the protein MKAFELRELSDTELIKRIQEEEESLANLRFQKVISQLENPMKLRLTRKDIARMKSILRERQLKKPEPQTDQSANQKKA
- the rplP gene encoding 50S ribosomal protein L16, with product MLMPKRVKFRKTQRGRMRGKATRGAQVAFGDFGLKALEPAWITQRQIEATRVALTRMMKREGKVWIRIFPDKPVTKKPAETRMGSGKGVPEFWVAVVKPGRVMFELGGVTRELAAEAFKLASHKLPIKVKLVTRVDYEAQ
- the rpsQ gene encoding 30S ribosomal protein S17, encoding MSTAETTAPARRNRRKVRVGKVISNKMQKSIVISLERKVPHPLYKKYYKQTSTLMAHDEKREAGIGDTVKIMETRPISKQKRWRLVEVVEKAK